The DNA sequence GTTTATTACCATCTGCAGATGTATGATAAAATGTAGGTGATAATACTACTACCATTGTGACTAAAAAATATCCCTATTGTGAAAACAACTTTTGAGTGTTGTGTTGATATCATACATTGTTGAATTTACTATGATTGTAGAATGAATCtgctaattttgtaatttaaaagtaaaataaatgtagTTGTAACGTTTCTTTCGTTTTTAAGGAAGTAGTTCAGCTTTCTGATTTTGCTGAGATCTTTATCTGATATTTTCAGTGGTTGAAGAAGTACTGAAAATGAATGTGGCTAACGTTGTatctgaaaatgaaataattaggCTAAAGTTGTTATatctgaaaatgaaataattaggTTATTCAATTATAGTTCGAATTTGTTTCctagaaaaatatacttaaaattttttctGTCAAAATGAATCGTTGTATAGAAACCTTTATTATCATAACAAAATGTAGGAAAGTTATTATCTTAAAATTccgaatttaaaatttactttaaTATATAACCACTGTCAAAATAGAGATTAACAAAATCTTAATCTAGATtaagcttaattaattatcataaaatatattacttccactgtccctgaaagtttgtcatatttttctattttcgtccgtcctacaaaatttgtcacatttcattttttaccattttttgtagtgaacctcatattcaaataactcattttcactcatattttattataaaattaatatataaaaataggaatcGTATACCACTAactttcaactcacttttcattatatttcttaaaattcgtgtccgATTAAAGTGTGATAAAATTTAAGGGACAGtgtagtaaaattttaatgaaattaatcttgaaattaatactatatgcTATTTGGGCTTCAAATAAATCGTTTCGGCCCATATACTTTACAAGGAccagtaatttaattttagaaggtaatttaaattttagaactCTTATTAAATTTGGCCCAACTAagagttaattaaattaatgtactTAAAATACAAGCCGGGCTCATCACTTTAAAActcatatatacataaaatttatataatttcaaaatatataacctggggagtgatcaattgctaactcatgaTTTAATgactaactacaactaatttaaggccatatgattttaaaaaacgtgtggtctacaatttaccacgtataattttcgtttttattaattaaatcgaaaaaaataaaaaaaaaacgccaaattagggttttggatgaaaatgtcaatatagtgtttcaaaaatatcaacacaatgctttgagaatgtcaacacaaatttaggattgacattgtatatgctttatattgacatattatcttagaTGTATTGATATTAGcctgtgtacgaaaaatacgaaaattctagattttttttttcaaattttgacgtcggaacatatgcatgtagtatatcgttggaatccttataaaactatctttaatttgatatatgttatatgaatttaaagttttgggatttcttttaaaagttagttataactaacttgacattaatacccctattgatttttattggaattaatcctatagccttattgacgttttttgttgatcgtattgatattttgtggttaatgatttaggcctttaatttgaatatctaatggctattattgagttgtagttagcaattaagcattgagttagcaatataacactctccTACTAGTACTACTCTATAAGTCCGGGAGTATAATTAATGAGGCAGCCCAAAAAATTAAGAAGCTTTATAATGAGAAGGAAGGAGTATTcgatttaatttcaaaaaatagtaAGTATTGCCTTGTAAGTAGACTATAATTAACGAgatcaataaaaaagaaaaaacacatGCCATTATCACTGAGACATAAATAGTATGTATCCCCATtgtattctattaattttaaaaaaaaattaagaagcTTTAATTTTGACATAAATGGAAAGATTGCAGTGCAactagtaaaaaaattgtgttggaaacataaaactaagtacaatttcaaattctaTGTCTAGAAGTAAcacatatttgaatttaagttgaattctaattctaaaattctcaattcaacattttgaattttatagttaaattatgtactactagtagtatttaaattcTCAAGTCGTTAGTTTTAGAATTTGCTATATAATGTGAAATAGCAAACCAAACATGCATAATTATAGAATATTGATAACAAACCACCAATTCAAACACCACATCTAAATAggaaatggagtataaattaaaaaaaatttgttttatcagaattgttttcttttctttagaaATGATAAAGAACTGTTCAAACACCTCCTAAAAGTGAACAGGACGTCATACTCAATACAAACACTCTTGATTCCTAAATTCTACAAAGAAAATCAACGTCTAATTATTtaccaaacaaaaatttaaaattaaacatagtTTTGTAGtattaactatttaattttactaaacaaaaattttaaattattttaaaatgtttaccCTTCAAATTcagttataattataatcatactatttaattaataagtacCAAATACCCctcataataaattataaatatagtgaTGTTAATTAAGTGGGCAAGTGAAGTGATGAAAGAGCTTCCCAACCTCATGAAAATGGAACAAAAGTAGATAACCCACCGACCAGTCTCATGCAACGAGCAATGAGAGATTGACAGCTGATTATGGAAAGGAATTCTAATGGTTAAATTCTGCAGACATTTCCAATCATCATCCTTTATTTGAGTATTCAACCCAACAACTACTATCATTCttattggatattttagtgtaattggacTAACTTGATTGATCAATATTATCGTAATAAGACATCATACAAGTCtggaggtgcggagtgcacgcttattttgaaaattagttattttcggTTTTTTCCCAACAGATGCACTGGTTCGTCTTCTTCAAAACCTGATCGATTCTTCTAGTTCAATATAATCTCGaatatcaacatattataGTTCTGAATCTTCTGAATTGTAtccgatcaaatattttggtagaaccatcgaaattgatttgatctgaaagtgattTATCACGATTTTCAGATTATCCGTTTTTGTTCAATATTCTAAATCTCCCTAACAATTCTGCATTCTTTATCTCAACTAATTACTCTTTAATTCATTGGTAATTGCAGAGTTTTTGTTATTCAAATTCCACAAATGTTCAAAATATTACTTTGGTAAATATAGGACTCATGACCCATCCTTATGTTTTATTCGACttggtttgtttttttgtataatCATATTTCTTTTCTAAATATCACTTTACTCTTCTACATGTATAATTGAGAACATGCGAAATTAACAGTAACTGTAAAACATAATGAACATTTGGGAGATTTAAGTGGAGCGGTGAGAGTGCTATCCCACCCATACATTTCCAGACCGTcaaaaatattcacttcaaactataaacttttttcacaaaatgaatttcttaaaactgtatatatagtatattctaGAACACTTTGCCAATGTAACTTTATAATTACTTCATCTGAAACTAGATTTGGATTCAATCTACAAAATTACATATCTATACATACAAGTGCAATAAGTGGACTTTTGAAACTAGATTTGGATTCAATCTACAAAATTACACATCTATACATACAAGTGCAATAAGTGGACAAAAGTGCGATTCTCTccttcataaaaaaaaagctactacctatttaaatatgattatgaaGTCAATgtataagaaaacaaaacaagagataaaaagaatggGCCCAAGTTGAATAAGGGCTGAATACAGTGCTAAAGttcatgaatcatgattataaattcaaaaggCATGCTTCCACTCTATTTCAACTTTCAACCAACTTCTCAACCTAAGACACATGTCTCTCACATGATAGTCCgtccacacacacacacatcatataataatattatatgcaCAAGTCACAACTACACAATGTGTCTCCATTTTCATAGTTATATTTCCTTAGGATATGGTAGAGATGCCCAAGGTTTTCGGTTCGGGCGGTTAACCGCGGAATCGTAACCGgtggttccggttccgaatcGGAACTGTGAGATttaaatcaaaccaaaatcgTCACTTTTggaaccgtggttcggttcaggttccaaAATTTCGGAATCGAAACCGTGCCGGAACCGCGAAAAACCACGAAATCGAGCTAAAACCGCAAAAAACCGTCGGAAGCTGGCGGTTGGGAACCATGAAAAACCGTAAAAAACCACCAGAAAACCGGCAGTTCTGAACCGTAActgtaaccgccggttttggaaccggaaccagAACTGCGAAATATCCTCGCggttcggtttcggttcaacAATTTTCGAAATCGGAACCAGCGGTTCCGGAACCGTGATCATCTTTAGGATAAGGTTACCTGCAActtaaatcacaaattttaaggatTTTTACATATGAAAACTACCTTTTAATACTATTGTAGTAATAATCTTTTAAGAGCACTCCTCTTTTAACGAAGAACTCCTGTCAAcatcacacacaacacacgatTCCGGCACCTCAAGGCTTGAGGTAGGCGGAGAGAAAACGGTGGCTGGCGCGGAAGTCTCTTCCGTCGGCAGTAGATAGGGTTTCCATGTGTATTGCACAAGTTATGTGGGcaaaatatttcttcataaattgaatagtgaaattaatgaataccCCTATTTATATCTAGGAGcctagggttggttcgacCTAAACCTAGACATCGAGAAAGagccaacaaagaaaacccgacGGAACTTATACAGCGCTCAACTCAAATAagttcacaaaataaaataaagtaaaataaaagaaaccaAAATACATTACTAAAACTATCTAACTGAAGTCGCCACGCTCCAAGCTGGGTCGTCTATTTGGCGACGAAGTTTTGGTAGCGAACCGGCGGCTTGAGTTGATCTCTTGGTCTCAACTTCCGGACTGTTGTACTCTCCTTGGTTCCTGCCTCTTCTTCCTCGGTCTGCGACAGATCCTCCTCGTCGTCCTTGGATGACGCTTCTTCGTCTCCTTATCACCGTCTCCTTCGCTGTCAATTGGTGATGAGGAAGGCTCTGCAGCGGCTGCAGCAGCCGAGGTTGTTGGATTCGTAACATAATCTCACAACCTTCCCACAAATTAGCACCTCCTAAACTTTTACTGTAAAATCACacaattttttccaaaaagacGTCACgtttcacattaaaaaaaaaaagagaaaacaatCATTAACACactcaatcactttttctctaTAGCGAAAATCTAACCCAAACCAAATTTCGGACGTCTATCTACGATTGACGATACTAACAACCGAGATAATTTCCTTCAAAATCCGtcaattaattttgagtttcGACGGCTCTCAGTGTCGAATTCGTGCATAAACCTAAGAGGGacgaaattaattataaaacataatGGTGCAAAacgaaagaagaaaatatatgtaaaCCAGATAGTTTTTTCTATCTGATTGTATTATATACTGTGAATCCATCGATAATATTCGCTACACAACACTTGTTTGTGCCTTTGCGTTTATTCTAAAAGGCAGAATTAGGTTAGTTCATTGAATCAACTAACACTGTATCTAGTTATATCGTCGACTTCGCCGCAGCAAAATACACTCGAGCTCACGCGCAAGATCGTGAGACGAACCTGGTTTCGCCAAAACACCATTCATCCCAACCTCCAAGCACTTCTCCCTAGTCTCTTTCTCGTCGCTTGCAGTAAAGGCGACAATCAGCAGCCAGTTCCGGCTTTCATCCTTGCGCAGCTCCTCAGCAACTTCGAAGCCATCCAAGTCGGGGAGGTGAATGTCCAGAAGCACGACTTGGAACGGGGGCACGGACGGACCAACAGCTCTGAGGCATTCGGATCCAGATGAGACTGCGGTCACAACGCACCCCAGCTTCTCCAGCAACCTCCTTGTCACGGCTCTGTTCCCAGCATCAGCATCAGCTAGGAGAATTTGCAGACCTTTGAAGACGGAGTTGGATTGCATGCGCTTAATAGATTGCTCCTGTTCTACTATGTCTACTGCAAAGGATGCCCGCGCCTGGAACTGCAAGACGAGAACTATGCTTCGATCGAAGCCCTCCGGATTCGATACCATCCAGATGTCTCCTTGCATCATCTGTCTCGAATAATTAGAGTAAGGGAAATATTAGATTGAtccataaacaaaaaatgacaatCTTCATGAATGCAATAGCAGACGTCGCGCAATGATCCCATTGATAATCCGATCCTTTATTGCATCACGTGCAACACTTACGGATTAGGGCCATGTGTCAAGATATCGTCCAAATTTTGCATATGAAAAACACTTGATGCTAGTCTATACATGCAAAACGTCtccatttttgttaatttccaTAACACAATGACAATCATTCATGAATGCAATAACATATGTTGTGCAATGACGCCACAGAGGATCCGAACCTTTATTGCATCACCGTGCAACATTTCATACTGTATGTACGAATTAGGGCAACGTATCAAGATATCTACAAAATTGGGTATGAAAACACTTTAATAACCGTTTATCCATGCAGAAAATGTCACTATTTTAAAGAATTTCCTTAAACAAAAAGAACAATCATTCATGAATGCAATAGCAGATGTTGAACAATGGTGCCATAGATGATCCTATCTTTTATGGCATCACCCAGCAACATTTCCTATTGTATGTACGGATTAGGGCCACGTGTCAAGATATCTATCAAATTTTGCGTATGAAAACACTTCATGACAATTATTCATGAATGAATAACAAACTTTGCACAATGATGCCATATAGGATCAGATCCTTTACTGCATCGGCATGTATCTACATCTACAGATTAGGGCCACGTGTGAAGATACCTACCAAATTTTGCGTATGAAAACACTTGAACAAAATGTGtctatttttgtgaatttccataaaaaaaattgacaatcATTCATGAATGCAGTAACAGATGTTGCACAATGATGCCATATAATCTGATCCTTTATTGCATCACCGTGCAACATTTCATACTGTATGTATTAATTAGGGCAACGTGTCAAGGTGTCTACCGAATCCTACGTATGAAAACACTTAAGAACCGTCTATACATGCAAAATGTCTCcattttcatgaatttccataaacaaaaatgacaaTCGTTCATGAATGCAATAACAGACATTGCGTAATGATCTGCCATAGGGGATCTAATCCTTTATTGCATCACCGTGCAACATTTCATACTGCACATACGGATTAGGGCCAGGTGTCAAGATATCTGCTAAATTTTGCTATGAAAAAACACTTAATAAATGTCTATACATGCAAAATGTAATAGCAGATGTTGTGCAATATGATATAGAGGGTTCGATCCTTTATGGCATCATTGCGCAACATTTTCTATTGTCGGTATGTCTAGGGCTGTGTATCAAGATATCTACCTTGCGTATGAAAACACCCAATAACCGTCTATACATGCAAAAAATGTAATAGAGGATCTGACTTGCAGGACTCTAGCAACATCAGTAAACGAAAAATATGTACTCATAAAGTAATGAGGCTGAGTGAAAACCTGAACGATTTTTTTACACATGTCAAAGCTCATGATTTCCTTGCCTCCACCGGAGCATCTCTGGCTACTGTATTGAATCACAGAACTGTTGCCTGACTGGGAACCAGAATTGGTATGACGAATACCGGCTTCAAGCCTAACATAAGCATATCTATCCGATGAATTCGACCTCCATTGGCCTCGTCTCTGGTCATTCCACACCTGACTCCCGTTCGCTGAATGCACTCGTAACAAAAGAAATCCACCTCCTCTGCTTGCATTTAACAGATTACCAATCATATGCAGAATCACCTGAAACACTCTTGTCTCATCACCTAACACATATTTTGGCATTGACTTATCCACTTTAATAGAAAAATTGTAACCCCTAAGAGCACACATGCAATTAAAGAGGCATGCAGCTTCTTTTATCATAGAGTGAAGCTCGAAGGGCCTCATATGCAAAGGGAATCTGCTATAATCCTTTCCTGCAGTTTCCATGACATCATTTATCAGTGTCGAAAGAACATTACCAGCCTTGAACGTCGTGCCAATGAGAAGAAGCTGCTCGTCACTAAGCGGTTCATCCTGTAGCACTGATAGCAGGCCAAGAATCGAGTGCATCGGCCTTCTTAATCCGTTACTCATCACCTTCTTAAATTCATAGCGCGCTTGACTTGCCATCATTGTGTTCCGGTTGGCCTGCTGCAGTGTTCGTTTTTGTTCCTCGAGCGTTGCTGTCAAGGATAGGGCTTCTTCAACAACAGCTGCATGTGAGAGAGCCACAGCAACTTGATCAGCAACCACCTCCACCATCTCGAGTTCTTGCTTACTCCATGTTCGACCCAGTCCACTGGGAAGGACCAAGACGAGAATAGCATAACAGGCTTGGACCATCTCAGGAGTGCCGTTTTTGAAATGGGAAACCTTCAATATTGGCATCCTGATCGCAGCCACACATCCCGGTTCACCAACTTCCCTACTGCTTGCAATAGAAAGTGGAGATTCGGGATCAAGTATCCTCACCCGTTCACTTCCCTTGACCCTTCTCACATCAGGCTCACTAATAGGGATAACTGAATTATGTGTATTTGGGAggcttttctctctcaaatcaTGCGTTAGGTTAATCTCCGTTCTACCCGAGTTTGGCATCCAAACAACGCAGTTTTCCAAATCCAAAACCTTTGACAGCTCAACCAGAGTTGTGTAGAAAATAGTATGGCGATCAAGATACTTGCGTATCTCACGTGTCAGCATCCTAACACGCGTGGCATGTTCCTTCTGCTTCCTGATAATCGAAACTTCCCGATCAAGATCCCCTGTCTTCTTCCTCAGCATGATCTCCCTCACCTTCACCTTGAGCAGCTGCGGGATGAGGGTGAAAAGGGTTATAGCCGTTGCAAATGAGACGAGGGCAGTGAGAAACTTGAAAACGGTGAGATACAGCATGAGTTGAAAGGTGTGAGGTCCATACGTCCAACCATTCAGCAAATGAGTCATCCCGCACAGGACAATGAACAAGACGAACTGAACCAGCACCCATTTGTAAGGAAAGGTGGAGCAGGTAACGAAGTAAATGAGTTCAATCGGTATCGAGAAGTAAGCAATTGCAATCAAGAAATCACAGGCTTTTTGCCAATCTAAGATTTTCTCAAAGCTCCAATACCCTTCCTCATCACAGCCACAGCCGAAACCATTGTATGCAGCCGCGATGGATACATACAACGACAGCAGCAACAACAGCCACGGATATACTAATGCCTTCAACATTGCCATCCAAAGTATGTTATGCTTCTAGATACACAGTTGTGAGGAAAAATGGACCACTCCAATCACAATTCCACAACAGAACCGCAGGCACTCATTCCCTGTTGGAAAATATTCGATCGAATCAAAACACATAAATAAGTGAAACCCTATGAATTcataatacattaaaatacaaGTTCACATATAATATTCAACCAGCCAATAACATCCAAAAAGGACGactataatattcaatttctGCCTTTTACAATTGTAATTGAACTAATCACATAAAGAATTTTCTCACGGTAAAGCAAATAAGAACACTAGTAACTGAAAAATCACACTCATTAGATCTTATTTCTGCATTCAAAcaggcaaaaaaaaaaaaaaggattctACACATTCGTCTGCGTTGGCAACGAAGCTTAAATTTCTGCTCAAGGAATCAAATTACAAAGCCAATTGATAAAAATCATTGAAAGAGAGCTCTCGACGAAATTCAGCGAAAAAATTAGCTAGCTGTTAGTATCTGAATTTTGATATGGAATCTACCAAAATGCTggttcatttcaaaatttttctgACCGATCTGctggaaaataaattttgcGAAAACAAAAACACGATTAAGCTCCTGTAGACGCATGAGAATCCGTACGTAGTCGATTCGGCAGGAAGCTCACcgagatttttgaaaaaaagttagctatcgttttgtttcttcttttctctttgtATGCGGAAATTTGTAAAAGAGAAGTGTTGTGCGAGTCGCGGGGAGAGCGAGCGAGAGGGGCGCCGGCGTTCCTTCCGGTGGGCGGAGCGAAAACAGGTGGCGAAGAGAAAcggaagagaagagaaaagaaagtgGAAATACttcctatttatattttgtagagagagaatCTTAGAGGTTGGGTGGGACCCACAGCTTagtcatttaaaaaattaattttgtagttttaaattactccctcagtcccgctttagcagtcccattgacttttctacCATGTTTTccgtaaaaataataaaaaatagttaaagtggagtaaaataagagcgacaataatatagataaaactcttttctatattattctcgctcttaatttaccatttctgctctttaactatatttttttatcatttctacaaaaagttaacaaaaaagtggactgctaaagcgggacagagGGGTACTAGTTTAAATTACggaaaaagttttaaaatgtTTTCATTGTTCAGGAATgtataatgatattttaaaaaaaatattgaccACAGgtttaatggagtataattttctttatttaaaatttgaaaaatagcTAATATTAATTCTTATGTTAAAATTTGCCTCCAAAACCCTAAGGAggcattaaatttaaatttttagataCTATTTATTCTCCGGTACAACTTTTTAGATGGAGCACAACGTGAGTCATTTTTGGCcctttttatgattaaattaattctacattcattatatttatttttatattattttattccctccgtcccatgttacttgcactTTTACTTTTCGGCATGTCACAAACtccttaaattttttatagtttaagttagaattaatgtatttaattaatatgttagttTAATTTAAGGGGTCATTTATTAAGTGACgtctcattacacttaaaattctaacttaattacataaaaaaatcaattttaaatttacggcctaaaatgaaaagtgcaagtagcatgagacggagggagtatttactaATAGTATGGAAATTTTGTGATTGCAGTAgctttcaaattattttgaatcaGAGTTGACCGCAGCGTGACCAAAATGAATCTGGTGTCATGACGTGTATAGTGGCGTGTGTTCATTGAAGAATCGTATAtactttttgtatttttatcaAAAGGAAATGAACTCCTAAATTGTCTATATTCCTTCCCTCTTTCTACTATATTGGagtattttaagaaaattttaaatttggtccctacttttatatttaaggttttaatatcttaaattgtactccctctgtccaccattaggagtctcatcccttggcggcacgggttttaaaaaatgttaagaaaaatgagtggaaaaaagttagtggaatagttAGTctccacttgtatatattagttttaaatgaaatgtgagtggaatgagttaggtgaccatttatggtaaaagtgaaccgggactcttattcacggatggactaaaatggaaaaatgggacttctattcgcggacagagagagtagtaCTAATGTCATTGaaaagatttatttatttatttattttattttatttttgcctTTAATCTTCTTTCTTATCTTTCTCTATACTTTTTCTCACTAGTTTCACTTTCTTCTCAAATCTCTTCTACCTCGTTCTTTTCCAAAGTAATGAATTTCTACCTCAATACACGCGAGTGATGTCACAATAATCtgtatcaaaattcaatttctcttcTAATAAATTCTTAACCAACATTTtagttgagatttttttttgtcaccAATTTTGTCGATGCCATATCACGCTTCTACTATGGCATGTTCTTTACTCAtcaagtaattaattactactataacaTAATTAGCtctccaaattttaaaaaaatgtgatttatataattttataacgTTTACATTTGTGATAGTAGCATTACTCATTCATTATTCAGTGTTTTCatctacaaattaaatataaagatCGCAAATGTAACGAGactaaatttgcaattttcgCTTGTATTTAATGCTCTCTTTTTCCCACTTCTAAATcgcatttatttttttctctctccttctcacccacacttcactttttctctaatttcttCTATATGTCATCTTCTTcgtcatttttcttcttattctcTGAACCTAATAAATATTCTCCTCATATGTCTCATGTAAATAAATCTTTTAACTTGTCGATATATACTCCGTGAtaattccaat is a window from the Salvia hispanica cultivar TCC Black 2014 chromosome 1, UniMelb_Shisp_WGS_1.0, whole genome shotgun sequence genome containing:
- the LOC125202565 gene encoding protein EIN4-like isoform X2 encodes the protein MLKALVYPWLLLLLSLYVSIAAAYNGFGCGCDEEGYWSFEKILDWQKACDFLIAIAYFSIPIELIYFVTCSTFPYKWVLVQFVLFIVLCGMTHLLNGWTYGPHTFQLMLYLTVFKFLTALVSFATAITLFTLIPQLLKVKVREIMLRKKTGDLDREVSIIRKQKEHATRVRMLTREIRKYLDRHTIFYTTLVELSKVLDLENCVVWMPNSGRTEINLTHDLREKSLPNTHNSVIPISEPDVRRVKGSERVRILDPESPLSIASSREVGEPGCVAAIRMPILKVSHFKNGTPEMVQACYAILVLVLPSGLGRTWSKQELEMVEVVADQVAVALSHAAVVEEALSLTATLEEQKRTLQQANRNTMMASQARYEFKKVMSNGLRRPMHSILGLLSVLQDEPLSDEQLLLIGTTFKAGNVLSTLINDVMETAGKDYSRFPLHMRPFELHSMIKEAACLFNCMCALRGYNFSIKVDKSMPKYVLGDETRVFQVILHMIGNLLNASRGGGFLLLRVHSANGSQVWNDQRRGQWRSNSSDRYAYVRLEAGIRHTNSGSQSGNSSVIQYSSQRCSGGGKEIMSFDMCKKIVQMMQGDIWMVSNPEGFDRSIVLVLQFQARASFAVDIVEQEQSIKRMQSNSVFKGLQILLADADAGNRAVTRRLLEKLGCVVTAVSSGSECLRAVGPSVPPFQVVLLDIHLPDLDGFEVAEELRKDESRNWLLIVAFTASDEKETREKCLEVGMNGVLAKPVKV
- the LOC125202565 gene encoding protein EIN4-like isoform X1: MLKALVYPWLLLLLSLYVSIAAAYNGFGCGCDEEGYWSFEKILDWQKACDFLIAIAYFSIPIELIYFVTCSTFPYKWVLVQFVLFIVLCGMTHLLNGWTYGPHTFQLMLYLTVFKFLTALVSFATAITLFTLIPQLLKVKVREIMLRKKTGDLDREVSIIRKQKEHATRVRMLTREIRKYLDRHTIFYTTLVELSKVLDLENCVVWMPNSGRTEINLTHDLREKSLPNTHNSVIPISEPDVRRVKGSERVRILDPESPLSIASSREVGEPGCVAAIRMPILKVSHFKNGTPEMVQACYAILVLVLPSGLGRTWSKQELEMVEVVADQVAVALSHAAVVEEALSLTATLEEQKRTLQQANRNTMMASQARYEFKKVMSNGLRRPMHSILGLLSVLQDEPLSDEQLLLIGTTFKAGNVLSTLINDVMETAGKDYSRFPLHMRPFELHSMIKEAACLFNCMCALRGYNFSIKVDKSMPKYVLGDETRVFQVILHMIGNLLNASRGGGFLLLRVHSANGSQVWNDQRRGQWRSNSSDRYAYVRLEAGIRHTNSGSQSGNSSVIQYSSQRCSGGGKEIMSFDMCKKIVQMMQGDIWMVSNPEGFDRSIVLVLQFQARASFAVDIVEQEQSIKRMQSNSVFKGLQILLADADAGNRAVTRRLLEKLGCVVTAVSSGSECLRAVGPSVPPFQVVLLDIHLPDLDGFEVAEELRKDESRNWLLIVAFTASDEKETREKCLEVGMNGVLAKPGSSHDLARELECILLRRSRRYN